A portion of the Ficedula albicollis isolate OC2 chromosome 4, FicAlb1.5, whole genome shotgun sequence genome contains these proteins:
- the CPEB2 gene encoding cytoplasmic polyadenylation element-binding protein 2, whose protein sequence is MQDELLLGVTQQQQPGSERLGSSPASGHPPLGHPSSDFKPCLSPHQDLNKQQAQQPQPPPPQLSQKRKEFKQQLSSPAQLGSSHPLNNHHPPDYHHHPPQQQQQQQFSHPTDKYQQQEHRQQQQLLSAHPPEPPRTGDHSHHRPVGPAEHQGGADRGGLERLAPSCPGGSASADPNVGVAAAASCVNPPSSPHLQARAKLPPMESPPNSHLLGSPGNLLPGGLGSGFSSLQSPEIPSPHHQSGGGSSSAASPPPPPLPGFGTPWSVQTSSPPPQQTQQPPVSTGGGGGQISAMPPPSPESETSFYPGIPSSINPAFFQSFSPVSPHNPCAGPFSSPFSAAAPPPPPIKSGQIQSPLLKQSPWSNQSSGWSTGNISWGGMHGRDHRRTGTMGIPGTMNQISPLKKPFSGNVIAPPKFTRSTPSLTPKSWIEDNVFRTDTNSNTLLPLQDRNRMYDSLNMHSLENSLIDIMRAEHDPLKGRLSYPHPGTDNLLMLNARSYGRRRGRSSLFPIDDGLLDDGHSDQVGVLNSPTCYSAHQNGERIERFSRKVFVGGLPPDIDEDEITASFRRFGPLVVDWPHKAESKSYFPPKGYAFLLFQEESSVQALIDACIEEDGKLYLCVSSPTIKDKPVQIRPWNLSDSDFVMDGSQPLDPRKTIFVGGVPRPLRAVELAMIMDRLYGGVCYAGIDTDPELKYPKGAGRVAFSNQQSYIAAISARFVQLQHGDIDKRVEVKPYVLDDQMCDECQGARCGGKFAPFFCANVTCLQYYCEFCWANIHSRAGREFHKPLVKEGADRPRQIHFRWN, encoded by the exons ATGCAGgatgagctgctcctgggggtgacacagcagcagcagccaggcagcgagaggctgggcagcagccccGCGTCGGGACACCCCCCTCTCGGCCACCCCTCCTCTGACTTTAAACCCTGTCTCAGCCCCCACCAGGATTTAAACAAGCAGCAAGCGCAGCAACCACAGCCGCCGCCTCCTCAGCTGAGCCAGAAGAGGAAAGAGTttaagcagcagctcagcagcccagcccagctcggCAGCAGCCACCCCCTGAATAACCACCACCCCCCAGACTATCATCACCACccccctcagcagcagcagcagcagcagttcagcCACCCCACTGACAAGtaccagcagcaggagcacaggcaacagcagcagctcctcagcgCTCACCCCCCGGAGCCGCCGCGGACGGGGGACCACTCGCACCACCGGC CCGTCGGCCCCGCCGAGCACCAGGGCGGCGCGGACAGGGGGGGTTTGGAGCGGCTCGCCCCTTCCTGCCCGGGGGGATCGGCGTCCGCGGACCCCAATGTGGGGGTGGCCGCCGCCGCCTCCTGCGTGAATCCGCCTTCGTCTCCTCATCTGCAGGCGAGAGCCAAGCTGCCCCCCATGGAGTCTCCCCCGAACAGCCACTTACTGGGCAGCCCCGGGAACCTCCTGCCCGGCGGGCTCGGCTCTGGCttcagcagcctgcagagcccgGAGATCCCCAGCCCCCATCACCAGAGCGGGGGCGGCTCCTCCTCGGCggcttcccctcctcctccgCCGCTGCCCGGCTTCGGCACCCCCTGGTCGGTGCAGACCTCGTCGCCGCCTCCGCAGCAGACGCAGCAGCCTCCGGTCTCCaccggcggcggcggcgggcaGATCAGCGCGATGCCACCCCCGAGCCCGGAGTCCGAGACCAGCTTCTACCCGGGGATCCCGTCATCGATCAACCCCGCTTTCTTCCAGAGCTTCTCGCCGGTGTCTCCTCACAACCCCTGCGCCGGGCCCTTCAGCAGCCCCTTCTCGGCCGCCgcccccccgccgccgcc TATTAAATCCGGTCAGATTCAATCG cCTCTTCTGAAGCAGTCACCCTGGAGCAATCAGAGCAGCGGCTGGAGCACAGGAAATATATCCTGGGGAGGAATGCATGGCAGAGACCATCGTAGAACTGGAACCATGGGAATTCCAGGAACTATGAACCAGATCTCTCCTTTGAAGAAGCCCTTTTCTGGTAATGTCATAGCTCCTCCTAAATTTACTCGCTCTACTCCATCACTGACACCAAAATCGTGGATTGAAGATAATGTTTTCCGAACTGACACCAACAGTAATACTCTCCTTCCTTTGCAG GATCGAAATAGAATGTATGACAGTCTGAATATGCACTCTTTGGAAAACTCCCTTATTGACATTATGAGAGCAGAGCATGATCCACTTAAAG gtcGCTTGAGTTATCCACATCCGGGGACTGACAATCTTCTGATGTTAAATG CGAGGAGTTATGGGCGAAGACGAG gccGTTCTTCCCTCTTCCCAATAGATGATGGCTTGCTGGACGATGGTCACAGTGATCAGGTTGGAGTCCTGAATTCCCCCACCTGCTACTCAGCTCATCAGAACGGAGAACGGATTGAGCGTTTTTCTCGGAAAGTGTTCGTTGGAGGTCTTCCACCGGATATTGATGAAG ATGAAATTACTGCCAGCTTCAGACGATTTGGGCCCTTGGTAGTAGACTGGCCTCACAAAGCAGAGAGCAAGTCCTATTTCCCACCAAAAG gttATGCATTCCTCCTGTTCCAAGAAGAGAGTTCTGTTCAGGCCCTGATTGATGCCTGCATTGAAGAAGATGGAAAGCTCTATCTGTGTGTTTCCAGCCCCACTATCAAGGACAAGCCA GTTCAGATCCGTCCCTGGAATCTAAGTGATAGTGACTTTGTGATGGATGGTTCGCAGCCACTTGATCCTCggaaaacaatttttgttgGAGGAGTCCCTAGACCGTTAAGAGCTG TGGAATTGGCTATGATCATGGACCGTCTCTATGGGGGAGTTTGTTACGCAGGAATTGACACTGACCCTGAGCTGAAATACCCAAAAGGTGCTGGACGTGTTGCTTTTTCCAATCAGCAGAGTTACATTGCTGCCATCAGTGCTCGGTTTGTTCAACTTCAGCATGGCGATATTGATAAGCGA